The following proteins come from a genomic window of Corynebacterium crudilactis:
- the gntP gene encoding gluconate permease GntP: MDILHLLWVVLGIGLMLLLNIKWKINAMLALLLAALLIGVLEGFPLMDLLDTIQTGFGSTLGSLAIIVVFGAVIGKLLVDSGAAAQIADTLIRKMGVGKVKIAMVIAGTVFGLAMFYEVAFIILAPLIIAVAVEAKVPFMKIAIPAVAATTTAHSLFPPQPGPVALVDSYGADIGMVYILGIIVAIPTIAVTGWLLPRFLGNLDYPVPKLLRTEDPVPEEERPSFAISMFVPLIPAILMIAATILNIWLTEGSLAYSIVNFLGSSVVSVSVAMLAAFYFFAIRPKRGIDWAMENFEGAIKSIAMVVLIIGAGGALKQVIIDTGIGDYIGSLMSATSLSPYLMAWLITVLIRLATGQGVVSAITAAGIISGALMDPSGVLVGVNPALLVLATAAGSNTLTHVNDASFWLFKGYFDLSVKDTLKTWGLLQLCNSLVGLAVIMLLSIFIG; encoded by the coding sequence ATGGATATCCTCCATCTCTTATGGGTGGTCCTCGGCATTGGCCTCATGTTGTTGTTAAACATCAAGTGGAAAATCAATGCCATGCTGGCCCTTCTGCTAGCAGCACTGCTCATTGGTGTCCTTGAAGGCTTCCCACTCATGGACCTGCTAGACACCATCCAAACAGGTTTCGGATCTACGCTCGGTTCACTAGCCATCATTGTTGTCTTCGGCGCAGTGATCGGAAAGCTCCTTGTGGATTCCGGCGCAGCTGCACAAATCGCAGACACCTTGATCAGAAAAATGGGCGTCGGCAAAGTAAAAATTGCCATGGTCATTGCAGGTACCGTCTTCGGTCTTGCCATGTTCTACGAAGTTGCCTTCATCATCTTGGCACCACTGATCATTGCTGTTGCAGTGGAAGCCAAGGTTCCGTTCATGAAGATTGCCATCCCGGCAGTCGCAGCAACCACCACCGCGCACTCACTCTTCCCACCTCAACCAGGCCCAGTGGCATTGGTTGATTCTTATGGTGCCGACATCGGAATGGTCTACATCCTCGGTATCATCGTTGCGATCCCAACCATCGCTGTTACCGGCTGGCTGCTTCCACGCTTCCTCGGAAACCTCGATTACCCAGTGCCAAAACTGCTGCGCACCGAAGATCCAGTTCCTGAAGAAGAGCGCCCTTCCTTCGCTATCTCCATGTTCGTTCCTTTGATTCCTGCAATCCTCATGATTGCCGCAACCATCTTGAACATCTGGCTGACTGAAGGCAGCCTGGCGTACTCAATCGTGAACTTCCTCGGATCTTCCGTGGTATCTGTCTCTGTTGCAATGCTTGCCGCTTTCTACTTCTTTGCTATCCGCCCTAAGCGCGGAATCGACTGGGCAATGGAAAACTTCGAAGGTGCCATCAAATCTATCGCCATGGTGGTCCTCATTATTGGTGCTGGTGGAGCACTCAAGCAGGTCATCATTGACACCGGCATTGGTGATTACATCGGCAGCCTCATGAGCGCTACATCCCTATCTCCATACCTCATGGCATGGCTTATTACTGTGCTGATTCGCTTGGCTACCGGCCAGGGTGTTGTTTCTGCGATTACAGCTGCCGGCATCATCTCTGGTGCGCTCATGGATCCATCCGGAGTACTTGTGGGCGTCAACCCAGCACTCCTTGTCCTTGCTACCGCTGCGGGTTCCAACACCCTCACCCACGTCAATGACGCTTCCTTCTGGCTGTTCAAGGGCTACTTTGATCTTTCTGTCAAGGACACCCTCAAGACATGGGGCCTCCTTCAGCTCTGTAACTCTCTAGTTGGCCTCGCCGTCATCATGCTGCTCAGCATCTTCATCGGCTAG
- the zomB gene encoding flagellar motor control protein ZomB has protein sequence MEPPRQTTGTTGGTTGKKTGPNYTLITTFLAALTAGIFAFWAGWTRKWISDDGLIVLRTVRNLLAGNGPVFNAGERVEANTSTLWQYCIYLVALVTDYRLEDIALWLALLFTTAASIIGVLGTAHLYRKRMVVLLPAGVIGYFSLSPARDFSTSGLEWGLSLMWIAIQWLLLVLWATSGPQSKDRFNAGAITYVLAFWSGLSWLIRPELAMYGGLTGILLLLTAAKWRVAFGILAVALPVPAAYQIFRMGYYGLLVPHTAVAKSASDAVWGTGWEYVEDFTGPYNLWLGLALLLAAGALVVWKMDKHLAFPQGRLGLRTPGMAITLLVICALVHFLYVIRVGGDFMHGRMLLLPLFAILLPVSVVPISVVDRGWQDFVALALVFSTWIWSTVIFVQGHQWENTGQHVVDERDFWIDFTNRDKDHPPLYAEDFLTVDSMNDYAEVMRDQTLAAPTGQQLNILTADGDAYSWITTPRVEGIDSGDLVNIPATVFHVNLGMTSMNAPLNVRVTDLIGLATPLAARQPRIEGGRIGHDKLMDLEWQVAESATPLAFTPGWLDAEKTYQARQALRHPELVHLFQTYREPMTYHRFVDNIKYALTTGRTLEISDDPEDLLKEFDATPAEFQDGLQTIAWPGEINLDEPRGEPLYSSQ, from the coding sequence ATGGAACCACCTCGTCAAACAACTGGAACAACCGGTGGAACTACCGGTAAAAAAACTGGTCCTAATTACACTCTAATTACCACGTTTTTAGCGGCACTTACTGCTGGTATTTTCGCTTTTTGGGCAGGTTGGACACGTAAATGGATCAGCGATGATGGCTTAATTGTTCTTCGCACTGTGCGGAATTTGCTTGCCGGAAATGGCCCAGTATTCAATGCCGGCGAACGAGTCGAAGCAAATACTTCCACCTTGTGGCAGTACTGTATCTATCTCGTTGCACTGGTGACTGACTATAGGCTAGAAGATATCGCACTGTGGCTTGCTCTCCTGTTTACTACTGCCGCCTCCATCATTGGTGTCTTGGGCACTGCGCATTTATATCGCAAACGTATGGTTGTTCTGCTTCCCGCCGGCGTAATTGGATATTTCAGCCTTTCTCCCGCACGCGATTTCTCCACTTCTGGCTTGGAGTGGGGCTTATCGTTGATGTGGATCGCGATTCAATGGCTGCTCTTGGTTCTGTGGGCTACCTCCGGACCGCAATCGAAAGATCGGTTTAATGCAGGAGCCATCACCTACGTGCTGGCTTTTTGGTCAGGATTAAGCTGGCTCATTCGCCCTGAGTTGGCAATGTATGGTGGCCTAACCGGAATTTTATTGTTGCTTACAGCCGCAAAGTGGCGTGTAGCTTTTGGAATTCTTGCTGTAGCTTTGCCTGTCCCAGCTGCGTATCAAATTTTCCGCATGGGCTATTACGGGCTGCTGGTGCCTCATACTGCAGTGGCTAAGTCCGCTTCTGATGCAGTGTGGGGAACCGGCTGGGAGTATGTCGAAGACTTCACTGGTCCGTATAACTTGTGGCTCGGTTTAGCTTTATTGTTGGCAGCGGGCGCGTTGGTTGTATGGAAAATGGATAAGCACCTGGCTTTTCCTCAAGGAAGGCTGGGGCTGCGCACCCCTGGTATGGCGATTACGCTGCTCGTGATCTGCGCATTAGTACATTTCCTGTATGTCATCCGAGTTGGTGGAGACTTCATGCACGGACGCATGTTGTTGCTTCCACTGTTTGCAATATTGTTGCCTGTGTCAGTGGTTCCTATCAGCGTGGTTGACCGCGGATGGCAGGATTTCGTCGCACTGGCCCTTGTGTTTTCCACATGGATTTGGTCAACCGTAATTTTCGTACAAGGCCACCAGTGGGAAAATACCGGACAGCATGTTGTCGATGAACGCGATTTCTGGATTGATTTCACCAACCGCGACAAAGACCATCCTCCGCTATACGCAGAAGATTTTCTGACCGTGGACTCAATGAATGATTATGCAGAAGTAATGCGTGATCAGACCTTGGCCGCTCCCACAGGGCAGCAATTGAATATTTTGACTGCCGATGGCGATGCTTATTCGTGGATCACAACTCCCCGAGTGGAAGGAATTGATTCCGGAGATCTGGTCAATATTCCGGCCACGGTATTCCACGTTAATCTCGGCATGACTTCAATGAATGCGCCACTTAATGTGCGAGTGACTGACCTTATTGGTTTGGCAACCCCACTTGCTGCTCGACAGCCACGCATTGAAGGCGGCAGGATCGGCCATGACAAATTAATGGATTTGGAATGGCAAGTTGCAGAATCTGCCACACCATTAGCTTTTACTCCAGGTTGGCTTGATGCAGAGAAAACCTATCAAGCACGCCAAGCGTTGAGGCATCCGGAATTGGTTCATCTTTTCCAAACATATCGTGAGCCAATGACTTACCATCGCTTTGTTGACAATATTAAATATGCGCTTACTACCGGTCGTACATTGGAAATTTCTGATGATCCTGAAGATCTTTTGAAAGAATTTGATGCCACTCCGGCAGAGTTTCAAGATGGCTTGCAAACTATTGCGTGGCCAGGGGAAATTAACCTTGATGAACCTCGCGGGGAACCCTTATATAGCTCTCAGTAA
- a CDS encoding decaprenyl-phosphate phosphoribosyltransferase, with protein MSEHAADHHRDTQNFLTSEPHTAAIEDNKKRQPPKNLGDGMIKALRPKQWVKNVLVLAAPLAAGADAIFNERTLIDVVLAFVVFCFGASAIYLVNDARDVEADRAHPTKRFRPIAAGVLPVGMAYGMAVVLIALAIGLSFLATDGVALASVIGVYIVLQLGYCFGWKHMPVIDIALVSSGFMLRAMAGGVAAGIELSQWFLLVAAFGSLFMASGKRYAEILLHERTGAKIRKSLESYTPTYLRFVWTLAATAVVMSYALWGFDLSQQSTDAGPWYQISMVPFTIAILRYAAGVDTGDGGAPDEVALSDKVLQVLALAWVFCIVMAVYIMPMF; from the coding sequence GTGAGCGAACACGCCGCTGACCATCACCGCGATACCCAAAACTTCTTAACATCAGAGCCACACACCGCGGCGATTGAAGATAATAAGAAGCGCCAGCCGCCAAAGAACCTTGGCGATGGCATGATCAAGGCATTGCGTCCTAAACAGTGGGTTAAAAACGTTCTAGTTCTGGCAGCACCGCTTGCTGCCGGCGCTGACGCAATCTTTAATGAGCGCACGCTTATCGATGTCGTTCTTGCATTCGTTGTTTTCTGCTTCGGTGCATCTGCTATTTATTTGGTCAACGATGCCCGTGACGTGGAAGCCGATAGGGCACACCCGACGAAGCGATTCCGCCCTATTGCTGCCGGAGTGCTGCCAGTAGGAATGGCATACGGCATGGCCGTTGTGCTCATTGCGCTGGCAATTGGATTATCTTTCCTTGCCACTGATGGTGTTGCGCTTGCTTCTGTCATCGGTGTCTATATTGTGCTGCAGCTGGGCTATTGCTTCGGTTGGAAGCACATGCCTGTGATCGATATTGCGCTGGTGTCTTCCGGCTTCATGCTTCGTGCAATGGCCGGTGGCGTGGCAGCAGGAATCGAATTGTCGCAGTGGTTCCTTCTGGTTGCAGCCTTCGGCTCACTATTCATGGCATCTGGCAAACGCTATGCAGAAATTCTCCTGCACGAGCGTACTGGAGCGAAGATTCGTAAATCGTTGGAAAGCTACACTCCGACGTACTTGCGCTTCGTATGGACCCTGGCCGCGACTGCCGTAGTTATGTCTTATGCACTTTGGGGATTTGATCTTTCCCAGCAGTCCACCGATGCCGGACCGTGGTACCAAATCTCTATGGTTCCGTTCACCATTGCTATCTTGCGCTATGCCGCAGGCGTGGATACCGGTGACGGTGGCGCCCCTGATGAAGTAGCCCTGAGCGATAAGGTTTTGCAGGTACTCGCACTAGCGTGGGTATTCTGCATCGTGATGGCTGTGTACATCATGCCAATGTTTTAA
- a CDS encoding alpha/beta hydrolase, whose protein sequence is MSVFTRAGEVSRKLVALVVALATAAALMVVGTGTAEAANRDWLRPDNSGACDWDGAGYWVQRCDVWSAAMGRNIPVQIQPAQRGGNAALYLLDGMRATDHSSAWLVDTNAAALYAPHNITLVMPVGGAGSFYADWNSQASLSSSNPVTYMWETFLTQELPAYLEHHFGVARNNNSVAGLSMGGTAALNLGAKHPGQFRQAMSWSGYLNTTAPGMQTMLRLAMLDTGGFNVNAMYGSIINPRRFENDPFWNMGGLANSDVYVSAASGLWSPQDDGVRIDHRMTGSVLEFVAMTSTRTWEMKARLQGLNPAVDYPAYGIHGWGQFNSQLHKTKDRVLNVMNAW, encoded by the coding sequence ATGTCCGTATTTACACGAGCTGGCGAGGTAAGCCGTAAACTCGTCGCCCTTGTAGTGGCACTTGCCACCGCGGCAGCCCTCATGGTTGTTGGCACAGGCACCGCCGAAGCCGCTAACCGCGATTGGCTGCGCCCGGACAACTCCGGAGCATGTGACTGGGATGGCGCTGGGTACTGGGTTCAGCGCTGTGATGTGTGGTCTGCAGCAATGGGCCGCAACATTCCTGTGCAGATTCAGCCTGCGCAGCGTGGTGGCAACGCCGCTTTGTACTTGCTTGATGGCATGCGTGCGACTGATCATTCAAGCGCATGGCTCGTCGATACTAACGCGGCTGCGCTCTACGCACCACACAACATCACTTTGGTGATGCCAGTTGGTGGAGCAGGTTCTTTCTACGCGGACTGGAATTCACAGGCATCACTGTCCTCCTCGAATCCTGTTACCTACATGTGGGAGACTTTCCTGACTCAGGAACTCCCTGCCTACCTAGAGCACCATTTCGGTGTTGCTCGTAATAACAACTCCGTTGCTGGTCTGTCCATGGGCGGCACCGCTGCGTTGAACCTCGGCGCAAAGCACCCAGGCCAGTTCCGCCAGGCTATGTCTTGGTCCGGCTACTTGAACACCACGGCGCCAGGTATGCAGACAATGCTGCGTCTAGCCATGCTGGACACTGGTGGTTTCAATGTGAACGCCATGTACGGATCGATTATTAATCCACGCCGTTTCGAAAATGATCCATTCTGGAACATGGGTGGCTTGGCTAACTCTGACGTCTATGTCTCTGCAGCTTCCGGCCTGTGGAGCCCACAAGACGATGGTGTTCGCATTGACCACCGCATGACTGGTTCTGTACTGGAATTCGTAGCAATGACGTCCACCAGAACTTGGGAAATGAAGGCTCGTCTCCAGGGCCTGAATCCAGCTGTGGATTATCCTGCTTATGGTATTCACGGTTGGGGCCAGTTCAACTCTCAGCTGCATAAGACCAAGGATCGTGTTCTTAACGTTATGAACGCTTGGTAA
- a CDS encoding HNH endonuclease has product MQEIHSIMDELIADPSAAAFKKTLPFAQLLEQLLNKKALFDAALAKSAERADAGRIIGKTSALDALAKLLDISKSEAYKRVQRGEEHYGNPSPELSEEELEKETPAQKEARETREQQDKVEQAEANRIAHNHVISAEKQDAIRYELEKLNDNTSLSKATLRKLAMKEATTRSVEDLRNWTRNKVIRINPSAKDPLAAVKKRSLSIGRQDHDGGARASLYLDGKGLALLKSLMAKAKPGHLLNDPDKEDIRTKQQRQYDAFAEILHRAHADLLPGRAGVGTILVSLSAKDIANIEASVPDHRYPTNTGIKLTPTEILRLGSAKYDFGAVLDADSGRPLHLARTQRTASLYQRLALFASELVCTREGCDSPFSENEIHHIRSWLEGGPTDIENITNICFHDHGSNNDQRDGKDNMGYMDIDPVTGRVGYQPGDRRKPMRFNNSAAAAESGGAQARV; this is encoded by the coding sequence ATGCAGGAGATTCACTCCATCATGGATGAGCTCATCGCTGACCCCTCCGCCGCTGCCTTCAAAAAGACACTCCCCTTCGCCCAACTCTTAGAACAACTGCTCAACAAAAAAGCACTTTTCGACGCCGCCCTCGCCAAATCCGCCGAGCGCGCAGATGCCGGACGCATCATCGGCAAAACATCCGCCCTCGACGCACTGGCAAAATTACTAGATATCTCAAAATCCGAAGCCTATAAACGCGTTCAACGAGGCGAAGAGCATTACGGAAATCCCAGCCCAGAGCTTTCTGAAGAAGAACTAGAAAAAGAAACTCCTGCGCAGAAAGAAGCCCGAGAAACACGAGAACAACAAGACAAAGTTGAGCAAGCTGAAGCCAATCGCATTGCCCACAATCATGTGATCTCAGCTGAAAAACAAGACGCCATCCGCTATGAACTAGAAAAACTCAATGACAACACCTCGCTGTCCAAAGCGACCCTACGCAAACTCGCCATGAAGGAAGCCACCACAAGATCTGTGGAAGATCTCAGGAATTGGACACGCAACAAAGTAATCCGCATCAATCCAAGCGCCAAGGATCCCCTAGCAGCTGTGAAGAAACGTTCTTTAAGCATCGGACGCCAAGACCACGATGGCGGTGCTCGCGCTTCCCTCTATCTCGATGGCAAAGGCCTAGCTTTACTGAAATCACTCATGGCCAAAGCCAAACCAGGACATTTACTGAACGATCCAGACAAAGAAGATATAAGAACCAAACAACAGCGCCAATACGATGCGTTCGCCGAAATTCTCCACCGCGCCCATGCAGATCTTCTTCCCGGGCGCGCAGGAGTGGGAACGATCCTAGTGTCGCTCTCGGCAAAAGACATCGCAAACATCGAAGCTTCTGTCCCTGATCACCGCTACCCCACCAATACCGGAATAAAACTGACTCCCACAGAAATTCTCCGGTTGGGCTCAGCAAAATATGACTTTGGTGCAGTCCTAGATGCTGATTCTGGGCGCCCGCTCCACTTAGCCCGCACCCAACGCACCGCATCCCTCTACCAACGTCTTGCACTCTTCGCCTCTGAGCTTGTGTGCACACGCGAGGGCTGCGACTCCCCTTTTTCAGAAAACGAAATACACCACATTAGATCCTGGTTAGAAGGCGGGCCAACGGATATAGAAAATATCACCAATATCTGTTTCCACGATCATGGCAGTAACAATGATCAACGAGACGGAAAAGACAATATGGGATATATGGACATTGATCCGGTGACTGGGAGAGTGGGCTACCAGCCTGGTGATAGGCGAAAACCCATGCGCTTTAATAATTCTGCTGCCGCAGCAGAATCAGGAGGAGCCCAGGCCCGAGTCTAA
- a CDS encoding alpha/beta hydrolase-fold protein: MRDTASRSTKARAKSRRRSLWIAAGAVPTAIALSMSLAAPVAMAQSSNMSSDAIIGGITDGLTDYLKPRVEELPAGEVTYPEISGLPEGVRVISAEWATSKHVILTIQSAAMPEKPIKVQLLLPRDWYSAPNREFPEIWALDGLRAIEQQSGWTIETNIEQYYADKNAIVVLPVGGESSFYSDWNEPDNGKNYKWESFLTKELAPILDKGFRSNTDRAITGISMGGTAAVNIATHYPEMFKFVGSFSGYLDTTSTGMPIAISAALADAGGYNVNSMWGPAGSERWHENDPKGNVGKLKGKTVYVSAGNGADDFGKEGSLAIGPANAAGVGLEVISRMTSQTFVNSANQAGVDVVSSFRPSGVHSWEYWQFEMTQAFPHIANSLGMSTEDRGTECAPIGAIAAAVADGAMGNCLTNEYDVTGGKAQDFANGRAYWSANTGAHGLVGRINARYSELGGPDSWLGYPTSKEMKTADGKGRFVTFENGSIYWTATTGPWEIPGDMIAAWGTQNFENGSLGYPTGAAVEYNGGLRQQFQGGYVFRTSDQKSYWVRGEISKKLAEDGVFAQLGFPTGNEKLINGGAFQEFEKGNIYWSGSTGAHLILHGDIFNAWGAKGWEQGEYGYPTSDQSAIRAGGQTIDFQHGTIRQVNGRIEESR; this comes from the coding sequence ATGCGCGACACCGCATCTCGTTCCACCAAGGCCAGGGCTAAGTCCAGGCGCCGTTCCCTCTGGATTGCAGCTGGCGCCGTTCCAACAGCAATTGCATTGAGCATGTCCCTTGCTGCACCCGTGGCAATGGCACAGTCCAGCAACATGTCTTCGGATGCCATCATTGGTGGCATCACCGATGGACTCACTGACTACCTGAAGCCTCGCGTTGAAGAGCTCCCTGCAGGAGAGGTCACCTACCCAGAGATCAGCGGACTGCCTGAGGGCGTGCGCGTGATCAGCGCTGAGTGGGCAACTTCCAAGCATGTCATCTTGACCATCCAGTCTGCAGCGATGCCAGAAAAGCCAATCAAGGTGCAGCTGCTGCTTCCTCGTGATTGGTACTCCGCTCCAAACCGTGAATTCCCTGAGATCTGGGCACTTGATGGTCTGCGTGCTATTGAACAGCAGAGCGGTTGGACCATTGAGACCAACATTGAGCAGTACTATGCAGACAAGAACGCCATCGTTGTTTTGCCGGTTGGTGGCGAAAGCTCCTTCTACTCTGATTGGAACGAGCCAGATAACGGTAAGAACTACAAGTGGGAGAGCTTCCTAACTAAGGAACTCGCACCAATCCTGGACAAGGGCTTCCGCTCTAACACGGATCGTGCCATCACTGGTATCTCCATGGGCGGTACTGCTGCGGTTAATATCGCAACTCACTACCCAGAGATGTTTAAGTTTGTGGGCTCCTTCTCCGGCTACTTGGATACCACTTCAACTGGTATGCCAATCGCTATTTCTGCAGCTTTGGCAGATGCGGGTGGATACAACGTGAACTCCATGTGGGGACCTGCTGGTTCTGAGCGTTGGCACGAAAATGATCCGAAGGGCAATGTCGGCAAGCTCAAGGGCAAGACTGTCTATGTCTCTGCTGGTAACGGCGCAGATGATTTCGGTAAGGAGGGTTCCCTTGCCATCGGACCTGCGAATGCTGCAGGTGTTGGCCTGGAAGTTATTTCCCGCATGACCTCCCAGACTTTCGTGAACTCTGCAAACCAGGCAGGCGTGGATGTTGTGTCCAGCTTCCGCCCATCTGGTGTGCACTCATGGGAGTATTGGCAGTTTGAAATGACCCAGGCATTCCCTCATATTGCGAATTCCTTGGGCATGAGCACCGAAGATCGTGGCACTGAGTGTGCTCCAATCGGTGCGATTGCTGCTGCCGTTGCTGATGGCGCAATGGGTAATTGCCTGACTAACGAATACGATGTTACCGGTGGTAAGGCTCAGGACTTTGCTAATGGTCGCGCATACTGGTCCGCTAACACTGGTGCTCATGGCCTGGTTGGTCGCATCAACGCTCGTTACTCTGAGCTGGGCGGACCTGACTCCTGGTTGGGTTATCCAACCTCCAAGGAGATGAAGACCGCAGACGGCAAGGGACGCTTTGTCACCTTCGAGAACGGCTCCATCTACTGGACTGCTACCACCGGCCCTTGGGAGATCCCAGGCGATATGATCGCAGCGTGGGGCACCCAGAACTTCGAAAACGGCAGCCTCGGTTACCCAACCGGTGCAGCGGTTGAATACAACGGTGGATTGCGTCAGCAGTTCCAGGGCGGCTACGTCTTCCGTACCTCTGATCAGAAGTCCTACTGGGTTCGTGGTGAGATCTCCAAGAAGTTGGCAGAAGACGGCGTCTTCGCTCAGCTTGGCTTCCCAACTGGCAATGAAAAGCTCATCAATGGTGGTGCATTCCAGGAATTTGAAAAGGGCAACATCTACTGGTCCGGTTCCACCGGAGCTCATTTGATCCTGCACGGCGATATCTTCAACGCGTGGGGCGCAAAGGGCTGGGAACAGGGCGAGTACGGCTACCCAACATCAGACCAGTCTGCGATCAGGGCTGGCGGACAGACCATTGATTTCCAGCACGGCACCATCCGTCAGGTCAATGGCCGTATTGAGGAGTCTCGCTAA
- a CDS encoding phosphatase PAP2 family protein — MSSKEVQILVNIQGQLMDAPGILPTARSLSLVGEHAAGWMALGASGAVLDKKRRRSWSGLFIAALASHAASVIIKRIIRRARPHDDAIRIGVGTPSKLSFPSSHATSTTATMVYLAHITKSPLPLLGIPIMALSRMVLGVHYPTDVLAGALLGAATAEAVHKIERATK; from the coding sequence ATGAGCAGTAAAGAAGTTCAGATTCTGGTTAACATCCAGGGTCAACTTATGGATGCGCCAGGTATTTTGCCTACGGCGCGGAGCTTGAGCCTTGTGGGCGAACACGCTGCCGGTTGGATGGCACTTGGTGCAAGTGGCGCAGTATTGGATAAAAAGCGACGCCGTTCTTGGTCTGGATTGTTCATTGCAGCTTTGGCCAGTCACGCAGCATCTGTGATCATCAAGCGCATTATCCGTCGAGCACGGCCACATGATGATGCCATCAGGATTGGTGTGGGCACTCCCTCGAAGCTAAGCTTTCCTTCTTCACATGCGACCTCAACAACCGCCACCATGGTTTATCTTGCACACATCACCAAGTCACCCCTGCCATTGCTAGGAATTCCTATCATGGCATTATCCCGAATGGTGCTTGGCGTGCATTACCCAACTGATGTGCTTGCTGGCGCATTACTGGGTGCTGCAACAGCAGAGGCCGTCCATAAGATTGAAAGGGCTACGAAGTGA